A genome region from Coffea arabica cultivar ET-39 chromosome 7e, Coffea Arabica ET-39 HiFi, whole genome shotgun sequence includes the following:
- the LOC113700118 gene encoding 8-hydroxygeraniol dehydrogenase-like: MASTKSPEEEHPVKTFGWAARDSSGVLSPFKFSRRATGEKDVRFKILYCGICHSDLHIARNELGWTTYPLVPGHEMVGTVTEVGCKVTKFAVGDTVGVGCLVGSCGSCDNCCSDLENYCPKFIMTYQSVDNDGTVTRGGYANEMVADEHFVIRIPENLPLAAAAPLLCAGITVYSPMRYFGFDKPGSHIGIVGLGGLGHVAVKFAKAFGVKVTVISTSPSKKDEAINLLGADEFLVSRDPDQMKAASGTMDRILDTVSANHPIMPLIDLLKTNGQLVLVGLPDKPFELAVFPLILGRKGVNASSIGGLKETQEMIDFAAKHNISAEIELVPMDYVNTAFDRLAKNDVKYRFVLDIANTMVVP; the protein is encoded by the exons ATGGCATCGACCAAATCCCCAGAAGAAGAGCATCCAGTCAAGACCTTTGGATGGGCTGCTAGAGACTCATCTGGGGTCCTTTCCCCCTTCAAATTTTCCAGAAG GGCTACCGGTGAAAAGGATGTAAGGTTTAAGATACTCTATTGCGGCATCTGCCATTCAGACCTTCATATAGCCAGGAATGAGTTAGGCTGGACTACTTATCCTCTTGTTCCAGG GCATGAGATGGTAGGTACTGTGACAGAAGTTGGATGCAAGGTAACGAAATTTGCAGTTGGAGATACAGTTGGAGTTGGTTGCCTGGTTGGATCCTGTGGATCATGTGACAACTGTTGCAGTGACCTCGAGAATTACTGTCCAAAATTCATAATGACATATCAATCTGTAGACAACGATGGGACGGTTACACGAGGAGGATATGCCAATGAGATGGTTGCTGATGAGCACTTTGTTATTCGTATTCCAGAAAATTTGCCACTGGCTGCTGCTGCCCCTTTGCTCTGTGCAGGGATTACTGTTTACAGCCCGATGAGATACTTTGGATTTGACAAACCTGGATCACATATAGGGATtgttggccttggaggtcttggTCATGTGGCTGTAAAATTTGCCAAAGCTTTTGGAGTAAAAGTGACGGTGATCAGTACCTCCCCTAGTAAGAAGGACGAAGCGATCAATCTTCTTGGTGCTGACGAATTTCTGGTTAGCCGTGATCCAGATCAAATGAAG GCTGCATCAGGCACAATGGACCGTATCCTCGATACAGTCTCTGCTAATCATCCCATCATGCCACTAATTGACCTCCTCAAGACCAATGGACAACTTGTTTTGGTTGGGTTACCAGACAAGCCCTTTGAGCTAGCCGTCTTTCCTTTAATTCTTG GAAGAAAAGGTGTAAATGCAAGCAGCATTGGAGGGCTTAAGGAGACTCAAGAAATGATTGATTTTGCAGCAAAACACAACATTTCAGCAGAGATTGAGCTTGTGCCTATGGACTATGTGAACACTGCTTTTGACCGTCTCGCAAAGAATGATGTGAAATACAGATTTGTGCTTGACATTGCAAACACAATGGTTGTGCCCTAG
- the LOC113702429 gene encoding alcohol dehydrogenase 9-like isoform X2 produces MSKADCYSWATLEDDVRFKVLYCGICHTDLHFIKNDWGISTYPFVPGHEIVGEVTEVGSKVTKVKVGDKVGVGYFLGSCRSCENCSEGLENYCPKVVLTSGAPYHDGTITYGGYSNEMVCNEHFIIRFPENLPLDGGAPLLCAGATVYSPMKYYGIAKPGSHIGINGLGGLGHVAVKFAKALGAKVTVISTSDRKKDEALNHLGADAFLISRNVEDMKAAAGTMDGILDCVSAKHPLVPLLGLLKSHGKLVTLGVPAQPLELPLAPLVVGRKLVGGSNVAGVAETQEMIDVAGKHNITADIELVSMEDLNTAMERLAKGDVRYRFVIDVANTLKAP; encoded by the exons ATGTCTAAAGCAGACTGCTATAGTTG ggcAACACTGGAGGACGATGTCAGATTCAAGGTGCTATATTGCGGGATCTGTCATACCGACCTTCACTTCATTAAGAATGATTGGGGAATTTCTACCTACCCTTTTGTACCAGG GCACGAGATTGTGGGTGAAGTTACAGAGGTTGGCAGCAAGGTGACAAAAGTCAAAGTGGGAGACAAAGTGGGCGTTGGGTACTTCCTTGGGTCATGCCGCTCTTGTGAGAATTGTTCTGAAGGCCTGGAAAACTATTGTCCGAAAGTGGTGTTGACCTCTGGTGCTCCTTACCATGATGGAACCATAACGTATGGTGGCTATTCGAATGAGATGGTCTGCAATGAGCACTTTATCATTCGCTTCCCAGAGAACTTGCCACTTGATGGGGGTGCACCATTACTTTGTGCAGGAGCTACTGTGTACAGTCCAATGAAATACTATGGCATCGCCAAACCAGGGAGCCACATTGGAATCAATGGCCTTGGTGGGCTTGGTCATGTGGCTGTTAAGTTTGCGAAGGCCTTGGGGGCCAAAGTGACAGTTATCAGTACGTCTGATCGCAAGAAGGACGAAGCTCTAAACCATCTTGGAGCAGACGCATTTTTGATTAGCCGAAATGTTGAAGATATGAAG GCTGCTGCTGGCACAATGGATGGTATACTTGACTGTGTCTCAGCTAAGCATCCCTTAGTACCCTTGCTTGGTCTTCTCAAGTCTCATGGAAAGCTTGTCACTCTGGGGGTACCAGCACAGCCACTTGAGCTTCCTCTCGCCCCTCTAGTTGTAG GAAGGAAGTTGGTTGGTGGAAGTAATGTTGCAGGAGTAGCAGAGACACAAGAGATGATTGATGTGGCTGGAAAGCACAACATCACCGCAGATATCGAACTTGTTTCCATGGAAGATTTGAACACAGCTATGGAACGTCTTGCAAAAGGTGATGTGAGATATCGCTTTGTCATTGATGTTGCCAACACCTTGAAAGCTCCTTAA
- the LOC113702430 gene encoding protein REDOX 1-like — protein sequence MAGKNEVKTYGLAARDTSGVFSPVEFARRATGEEDVRFKVLYCGICHADLHSAKDDFGHTSYPVVPGHEIVGEVTEVGSKVTNFKIGDKVGVGCFVGSCRSCEQCSNDLEPYCPKRVMTYGSIDEDGTRTRGGYSNEMVVKEHFAIRWPENLPLDGGAPLLCAGCTLYSPLMYYGLSKPGTHLGIVGLGGLGHVGVKFAKAMGLKVTVISSSNRKKAEAVDRLGADSFLVSTDPEQMQTAMGTLDGIIDTVSAFHPVMPLISLLKPHGKLIVVGAPNKPLEVEIIPLLTGRKMIGSSAAAGIKETQEMIDFAAKHNITADVEVIPANYVNKAMEGLEKGDVRYRFVIDIGNTLVAAPST from the exons ATGGCCGGAAAAAATGAGGTCAAGACCTACGGATTGGCAGCTAGAGACACCTCCGGCGTCTTCTCTCCCGTCGAATTCGCCCGAAG GGCAACAGGAGAGGAGGATGTTAGATTTAAGGTGCTCTATTGCGGAATTTGCCACGCCGACCTTCACTCAGCCAAGGATGACTTTGGCCATACTTCATATCCAGTTGTACCAGG gcATGAAATCGTTGGTGAAGTAACTGAGGTAGGGAGCAAGGTAACAAATTTCAAGATTGGAGACAAAGTTGGAGTGGGCTGCTTTGTTGGATCATGCCGCTCGTGCGAGCAATGTTCAAATGATTTAGAGCCTTACTGCCCCAAGCGGGTCATGACCTATGGTTCCATTGATGAAGATGGAACTCGAACTCGCGGAGGATACTCTAACGAGATGGTGGTGAAAGAGCATTTTGCCATTCGGTGGCCGGAGAACCTCCCTCTTGACGGGGGTGCTCCGCTGCTTTGTGCTGGCTGTACTTTGTATAGTCCATTGATGTACTATGGATTGTCCAAACCAGGAACCCATTTGGGAATTGTTGGCCTGGGTGGATTGGGACATGTTGGTGTTAAATTTGCCAAGGCAATGGGGCTAAAAGTAACAGTGATCAGCAGCTCAAATAGGAAGAAGGCGGAAGCCGTCGATCGTCTTGGAGCTGACTCGTTTTTGGTCAGCACTGATCCAGAACAAATGCAG ACTGCAATGGGCACATTGGATGGTATCATTGACACGGTGTCTGCCTTCCATCCGGTCATGCCATTAATTAGTCTCCTAAAACCTCATGGGAAGCTTATTGTGGTCGGTGCACCAAATAAGCCGCTCGAAGTAGAAATCATTCCCCTACTTACGG GGAGAAAAATGATTGGATCATCTGCTGCTGCGGGGATAAAAGAGACTCAAGAGATGATTGATTTTGCAGCAAAGCACAATATCACTGCAGATGTTGAGGTCATTCCTGCGAATTATGTTAACAAAGCAATGGAAGGTCTTGAGAAGGGAGATGTTAGATACCGATTTGTCATTGATATTGGAAATACTCTCGTGGCTGCTCCAAGCACCTGA
- the LOC113702429 gene encoding alcohol dehydrogenase 9-like isoform X1 has protein sequence MARKSPEEEHPVKAHGWAARDSSGVLSPFKFSRRATLEDDVRFKVLYCGICHTDLHFIKNDWGISTYPFVPGHEIVGEVTEVGSKVTKVKVGDKVGVGYFLGSCRSCENCSEGLENYCPKVVLTSGAPYHDGTITYGGYSNEMVCNEHFIIRFPENLPLDGGAPLLCAGATVYSPMKYYGIAKPGSHIGINGLGGLGHVAVKFAKALGAKVTVISTSDRKKDEALNHLGADAFLISRNVEDMKAAAGTMDGILDCVSAKHPLVPLLGLLKSHGKLVTLGVPAQPLELPLAPLVVGRKLVGGSNVAGVAETQEMIDVAGKHNITADIELVSMEDLNTAMERLAKGDVRYRFVIDVANTLKAP, from the exons ATGGCTAGAAAATCCCCAGAAGAGGAGCATCCAGTGAAGGCACATGGATGGGCTGCAAGAGACTCATCTGGGGTGCTTTCCCCCTTCAAATTCTCCAGAAG ggcAACACTGGAGGACGATGTCAGATTCAAGGTGCTATATTGCGGGATCTGTCATACCGACCTTCACTTCATTAAGAATGATTGGGGAATTTCTACCTACCCTTTTGTACCAGG GCACGAGATTGTGGGTGAAGTTACAGAGGTTGGCAGCAAGGTGACAAAAGTCAAAGTGGGAGACAAAGTGGGCGTTGGGTACTTCCTTGGGTCATGCCGCTCTTGTGAGAATTGTTCTGAAGGCCTGGAAAACTATTGTCCGAAAGTGGTGTTGACCTCTGGTGCTCCTTACCATGATGGAACCATAACGTATGGTGGCTATTCGAATGAGATGGTCTGCAATGAGCACTTTATCATTCGCTTCCCAGAGAACTTGCCACTTGATGGGGGTGCACCATTACTTTGTGCAGGAGCTACTGTGTACAGTCCAATGAAATACTATGGCATCGCCAAACCAGGGAGCCACATTGGAATCAATGGCCTTGGTGGGCTTGGTCATGTGGCTGTTAAGTTTGCGAAGGCCTTGGGGGCCAAAGTGACAGTTATCAGTACGTCTGATCGCAAGAAGGACGAAGCTCTAAACCATCTTGGAGCAGACGCATTTTTGATTAGCCGAAATGTTGAAGATATGAAG GCTGCTGCTGGCACAATGGATGGTATACTTGACTGTGTCTCAGCTAAGCATCCCTTAGTACCCTTGCTTGGTCTTCTCAAGTCTCATGGAAAGCTTGTCACTCTGGGGGTACCAGCACAGCCACTTGAGCTTCCTCTCGCCCCTCTAGTTGTAG GAAGGAAGTTGGTTGGTGGAAGTAATGTTGCAGGAGTAGCAGAGACACAAGAGATGATTGATGTGGCTGGAAAGCACAACATCACCGCAGATATCGAACTTGTTTCCATGGAAGATTTGAACACAGCTATGGAACGTCTTGCAAAAGGTGATGTGAGATATCGCTTTGTCATTGATGTTGCCAACACCTTGAAAGCTCCTTAA